GTCCCACGCGAACGTGTAGTCCTTGATCCGGTCGCCGGCCAGGTCCCCGTACTTGATCGCGCCGATGCCGACCATGCGGGCCACCTCGGCCCGGGTGTCCGTGTCCAGGTCCGGGTTCTTCTCCGCGACGATCGCCGCGGCCCGGACCACCGCCTCGTCGAGCAGCTCCATCAGCTTGACGGTCTGCCCGGTGCGGGACGCCAGCTTCCTGCCGTCGCCGCCCAGCACCTGCCCGAAACCGACGTGTTCGGCCCGCGTCGGCTCGGCCAGCCAGCCCGCCTCCCGCGCGGTCTGGAACACCATCGTCAGGTGCTGGTGCTGCGGGGTGCCGACCACGTACAGCAGCCGGGTCGCCTTGAGGTCCTGGGTGCGGTGCCGGATCGCGGCCAGGTCGGTGGTGCCGTAGCCGTAGCCGCCGTCCCGCTTGCGCACGATGATCGGCAGCGGCTCGCCGTCGCGGCCGGTGAAGCCGCCGGGGAACACGCACAGCGCGCCGTCGCTCTCCCGCAGCAGGCCGAGACCGTCCAGCGACGCCACGACCGGGGCGAGCATGTCGTGGTAGTACGACTCGCCGAGGAAGTCGTCCGCGCCCAGCGTGACACCGAGCTTGTCGTACACGGCCAGGCAGTGCTTCTCGCTCTGGTCGACCAGCAGCCGCCACAGCCGCAGGGTCTCCCCGTCGCCCGACTGCAGCGCCACCACCCGCCGCCGGGCACGGTCGGCGAACATCGGGTCGGCGTCGAACTTCGCCCGCGCCGCGGCGTAGAAGGTGTCCAGGTCACCGATCGACAGCTCGCCCGCGGCCTCGGTCTCGCCCAGGTCGAGCAGGTGCTCGATGAGCATGCCGAACGGGGTGCCCCAGTCGCCGACGTGGTTGGCCCGCCGCACGTCGTGGCCGAGCCAGCTCAGCGTGCGCGCCGCCGCGTCGCCGATCACGGTCGAGCGCAGATGCCCGACGTGCATCTCCTTGGCCACGTTGGGCGCGGAGTAGTCGATGATCACGATTTCCGGGGCGTCCGCGACCGGCACGCCCAGCCGCTGGTCGGTGCCCATCGCGGTGACCAGCCCGGCCAGCGCGTCGTCGCGCAGGCGCAGGTTGATGAAGCCCGGCCCGGAGATCTCGGCGGTGGCGACCAGGCCGGCCAGGTCCGCGCGGCCCAGCGCGTCGGCGGCGACGTCGCGCGGGGCGCGGCCCAGCCGCCGGGCCAGCGGCAGCGCGCCGTCGGCCTGGAAGTCGGCGTGCTGCGAACGGCGCACCACGGGGTCCACCCGCTCGCCGGCGACCGCCGCGAAGGCGTCCGCCAACCGCTCGCTGAGCAGGTTCTCCAGATCAGTCACGTCTAACCGGCTTTCTTGCACGCTGGGTGCAGGCAGGATGGCGCGGAGACCGGCCTCAGGGCCGATCCGCGGGGAACGTGGAGAAAGGCAGCGCCGAACGCGGCGAGGGCGTCAGCGAGCTGCCGTGATTCGTCGTCGCGCGATGGCGGCGACGCGTCCCGGCCGGCGCAGCGCGACGGGGCCACGGACGTGGCCGGCGTGCACAACGGCGGGGAACATGCGAAGCACCATACCAAAGAAAGGAAGGGCACCTTCTTATCGGAATCTGTAGTAGAAGGTGCCCTTCCTAACCTCTCGGCGGTCGTGGACCACGCCGAGGAGCGCGCACCGCGCGTGGCGCACCGCCGGTAGGCTCGCCCGCGACACGACCGGCAACTCCACCCCGGAGGTTCTCCCGATCATGCTCGGCCGCCTCTCGCCGCACCCCGCCCTGCTCGCGGTCACCGCCGCCGCCACCGTGCTCGCGCTGAGCGCCTGCACCGGTCACGGCGAGCACGCCGCACCCGACCCGTCGGTCACCGGCAGCTCGCCCGCCGGCGTGTTCAACGGCGCCGACACGGCGTTCGCGCAGGGCATGATCGCCCATCACCAGCAGGCGCTGGAGATGGCCGAGCTGGCCGCGCAGCGGCAGGCCGGGCCGCAGGTGGCGGCGCTGGCCGCTCGGATCAAGCGGGCGCAGGAGCCGGAGATCGCCACCATGCGGATGTGGCTGGCCGCCTGGGGGCAGCCGACCGCCGACCCCGCGCACGACGCCGCCCACCCCGGTGCCGGGATGCTGACCGATGCGCAGCTCAACAAGCTGCGGGTGGCCTCCGGCGCGGACTTCGACCGGCTCTTCTGCGAGCTGATG
The Catellatospora sp. IY07-71 DNA segment above includes these coding regions:
- the argS gene encoding arginine--tRNA ligase — protein: MTDLENLLSERLADAFAAVAGERVDPVVRRSQHADFQADGALPLARRLGRAPRDVAADALGRADLAGLVATAEISGPGFINLRLRDDALAGLVTAMGTDQRLGVPVADAPEIVIIDYSAPNVAKEMHVGHLRSTVIGDAAARTLSWLGHDVRRANHVGDWGTPFGMLIEHLLDLGETEAAGELSIGDLDTFYAAARAKFDADPMFADRARRRVVALQSGDGETLRLWRLLVDQSEKHCLAVYDKLGVTLGADDFLGESYYHDMLAPVVASLDGLGLLRESDGALCVFPGGFTGRDGEPLPIIVRKRDGGYGYGTTDLAAIRHRTQDLKATRLLYVVGTPQHQHLTMVFQTAREAGWLAEPTRAEHVGFGQVLGGDGRKLASRTGQTVKLMELLDEAVVRAAAIVAEKNPDLDTDTRAEVARMVGIGAIKYGDLAGDRIKDYTFAWDRMLSFSGDTGAYLQYTHARIRSIFRRGEVAADPHAAVILDHPAERALAVELLGFAAVVAEAGRTLQFHRITGYLQGLAGAYTAFYEACPVLKADGDALRASRLLLCELTARTLAQGLDLLGIQAPTRM
- a CDS encoding DUF305 domain-containing protein, yielding MLGRLSPHPALLAVTAAATVLALSACTGHGEHAAPDPSVTGSSPAGVFNGADTAFAQGMIAHHQQALEMAELAAQRQAGPQVAALAARIKRAQEPEIATMRMWLAAWGQPTADPAHDAAHPGAGMLTDAQLNKLRVASGADFDRLFCELMIVHHEGAVAMAQRLRADGASPQAEQLATRIIAAQQAEIGEMRALLRK